Part of the Pyricularia oryzae 70-15 chromosome 3, whole genome shotgun sequence genome, ATGTTCTCTCTATGTCTGGTTGCCTTGTTCAATGACTCTAGAATATGTATTGCGGGGGGTTGGTAACTTTTTTAGGAAACGTGGTCTACCCGGCAGCAATTTGCTGGCTGCTTTGGGTGAGCCGAAGCATAACTAAATGGTTGGGTAGTTAGAGATACGATTTTGTGTCTGGGATATATACACGCGTTTCGGCTATTGGCTCTGGAGAGGGGCTTGGGGCTTTGATCCAATGGTAACTCTTTGCAAGATCTTTTATGTTTATTCCTCAAAAAGATCTGAATTTCAATATCCGATGTTCTACCGGGGGCAGTTCCTTTATTGGGTTTGCTCCTGCATCTATCTCACTTGGTTGCGGCGTCGGATTTGAGTTTTTCGTAAGCCGCTTGTCCACCCACGTCCTTCTCAAAGTCTGGTCTTGTCAACTCGAAGGCTTCTGTGGTACGGCCATAAGTGATACCACCTAGACGGCTAATTGGACGCAATACCTGTTTGGCAGAATCATTAGTCAATATCATTACTCGCCCAACCGGGATGAGGGACAAGCAATTTCGGTGACAGGAGATAAATAAATCGCAGTGTCTTACCTTGGGGTCAATCAAGTCCCTCTCAGCATTGATGGCATCCTCCCTGACCCAGAATCTCGTCCCTTCAATGACTGCCATGGTGCCAGAAGTCTTCCCCGGCGTGCTTTTGCTCTGAAACTCGCGCAGGCTCTCGACCTTGCCCTCGACGCTGAAGATGGCCTCGCCCACCCTCGGCGGCTTGACGGTCTCGCAGTCACGCACCGGCGTCAAACCGCTAATATCCCACTCGGAGACGCCGTGCGGGGCGTTGACGCTCGTGGCATTGGCGGCCTCAACGAAACTCTCGCTAATGATGTTGATGACGCACTCGCCCGTTTCGGACAAGTGACGAACCGTGTCCTTGGCCGTCTCgcccgacgccgccgacgcgAAGCCAATGACAAACAGCGGCGGGTCGTGGTTGATCATGTTGAAATAGCTAAAGGGCGCTAGGTTATGCGACCCATCGGCGCCCACCGTCGACACGAAGGCAATCGGCCGCGGGACTACGGCGCCGATGAGCAGCTTGTAGTTCAGACGGGCGGGGCGGTCCGGTGCGTACGGGTCAATGGTGATGTGCTTCGCCGACGCAGGTGCCGGGGTGTTTGCACCGGATCCGTACTTCCATTCTGGCGCGGGTGTCTGGGTGTATCGGAAGCCGTTGTTGCCGTCGAATGGCGGGCGCGAAGCCTCGACGGACTTGAAGTCGCCGTGGGGGTTACGGCCGAGAGCAGCCTCATTGCGAGCCGTTGCTTCTGCGGCCGAAGACATATTGGCAGTTTTACTACGGGGGTCTGAATAGTAACGGTGGTGGTTGTGATGATGTGGTTGACTGCTGCGGGGTTCAAACGGAACGAAGAGGGCCGCGGATGGCGAAATTGATGCCGGCAGAGCAGTGCAGCGACGAGCAAATAAGGAGAGACGCGGATAAATCATCTATCAAGCTGGCGCAGACCCAGAGGGTGTGCATGGATGTACGTTATATATGACAAATGAAGACTAATATTCaaaagctaggtaggtacctgttTGGCTGAGTCGTGATTAAAAGGTGCTCGGGGAGCTATTCCGTTCCGCAGTAACCCCACTTCCAATTCGGAGCAAATCCCGATAATATCCGCTCCAATTGCACGCCGGGTCACAGCTTCTTACTGAGTAAGCCGAGGTACCTGGCAACTTGGGTACCTACTCGAGTGATTATGGTGAACGCAACGCATGCATTGTGCGGGTTCTATTATGGCCAAAAGCTAACTGTAAGCCACGCTTGATGGATCATAGGTATGAATATTTGCAGCACTTAATTATGTGTTGCAAGTTTGTATGCTTCTCTGCGCATAATTTCGAGATGATACTATAAAatagaagaaagaaaaaaaaaaaaaaaatacccgaaggcttttcttcttcttctctgtcCTTTTTTGTGCACAGGCGCTTGTTGACATGCTCGATAATGTAGTTGCCCTAATAGACTTGATCAATCTCAAATATACCCATCCATCAACATGCTCATGTCAACTAGGCCCTTGGAACGAGTAGAAAAAGAAGTACGAAGTAAGCCTATCCCCTTGCCATTACGTTTTGGAGCATACTAACAAAACGGA contains:
- a CDS encoding flavoprotein oxygenase; the protein is MIYPRLSLFARRCTALPASISPSAALFVPFEPRSSQPHHHNHHRYYSDPRSKTANMSSAAEATARNEAALGRNPHGDFKSVEASRPPFDGNNGFRYTQTPAPEWKYGSGANTPAPASAKHITIDPYAPDRPARLNYKLLIGAVVPRPIAFVSTVGADGSHNLAPFSYFNMINHDPPLFVIGFASAASGETAKDTVRHLSETGECVINIISESFVEAANATSVNAPHGVSEWDISGLTPVRDCETVKPPRVGEAIFSVEGKVESLREFQSKSTPGKTSGTMAVIEGTRFWVREDAINAERDLIDPKVLRPISRLGGITYGRTTEAFELTRPDFEKDVGGQAAYEKLKSDAATK